The following are from one region of the Yoonia sp. R2331 genome:
- a CDS encoding PLP-dependent aminotransferase family protein, whose amino-acid sequence MSISVETFFLDPTAPGTLQARIQQMVAQGILAGRFRPGERLPSSRRMAKHLGVSRITVTLAYTELVADDYLTSRGRSGYFVSDNAPEPPAFPAQRATTSTVDWSRAIGQKFSPGLGMEKPADWADYKYSFIYGQADPTLFDSANWRLCALQALGKRDFSALTVDYFDGDDPQLVEFIARQTLPRRGILAGPDEILVTMGAQNALWLTAQVLLTQRRRAVIEDPCYPALRAILTQSRCQLSPVAVDRDGLPPDALPDDTDVVFTTPSHQCPTTATMPLPRRHALLDRAERDDFLVVEDDYEFEMAFLKPSSPALKSLDRNGRVIYVGSFSKSLFPGLRLGYLVGPAPFIKEVRALRASLLRHPPGLTQRTVAYFLSLGHYDALVRRMSQAYHTRRKVLDDSLNSHGIHVAGQGAYGGSSVWVAAPDHINTTQLATQLRGCSVLIEPGAPFFVGDAPPQHYMRLAYSSLPASLIPEGVARIARAIS is encoded by the coding sequence ATGTCGATTTCTGTCGAAACCTTCTTTCTTGATCCCACCGCCCCCGGCACCTTGCAGGCGCGAATCCAGCAAATGGTGGCGCAGGGCATCCTTGCGGGCCGGTTTCGCCCCGGCGAACGGCTGCCGTCATCGCGGCGTATGGCAAAACACCTTGGGGTCAGCCGGATCACCGTGACGCTGGCCTATACCGAGCTTGTCGCGGATGACTACCTGACCTCCCGCGGACGATCCGGCTATTTCGTCTCTGACAACGCGCCAGAACCGCCCGCCTTTCCCGCGCAGCGGGCGACAACCAGCACGGTCGATTGGTCCCGCGCCATCGGGCAGAAATTCAGCCCCGGCCTTGGCATGGAAAAGCCCGCCGATTGGGCCGACTACAAATACTCCTTCATCTACGGGCAGGCCGATCCGACACTGTTTGACAGCGCCAACTGGCGGCTCTGCGCTCTGCAAGCACTTGGCAAACGGGACTTTTCCGCCCTCACCGTCGACTACTTTGACGGCGATGACCCGCAGCTTGTGGAATTCATCGCCCGCCAGACTCTGCCCCGCCGCGGCATCCTTGCCGGCCCGGATGAGATCCTTGTGACGATGGGCGCGCAGAATGCGCTGTGGTTGACCGCTCAGGTCCTGCTGACCCAGCGCCGCCGCGCCGTGATCGAAGACCCCTGCTATCCTGCCTTGCGCGCGATCCTGACCCAATCGCGGTGCCAGTTGTCACCTGTGGCGGTGGACCGTGATGGCCTGCCCCCCGATGCGCTGCCCGATGACACCGACGTGGTTTTCACCACCCCCAGCCACCAATGCCCGACAACCGCCACCATGCCCCTGCCGCGCCGTCACGCGCTGTTGGACCGGGCCGAGCGGGATGATTTTCTGGTGGTCGAAGACGATTACGAATTTGAAATGGCGTTCCTCAAACCGTCTTCCCCAGCCTTGAAATCGCTCGACCGGAATGGCCGGGTGATCTATGTGGGCTCGTTCTCAAAATCGCTGTTTCCCGGTCTGCGACTGGGCTATCTGGTGGGGCCTGCGCCTTTCATCAAAGAGGTCCGCGCGCTGCGCGCGTCCCTGCTGCGCCACCCGCCCGGTCTGACCCAGCGCACGGTCGCCTATTTCCTGTCGCTGGGCCATTACGACGCACTGGTCCGCCGGATGAGCCAGGCCTATCACACCCGCCGCAAGGTGCTGGATGACAGCCTGAACAGCCACGGCATCCATGTGGCGGGTCAAGGCGCTTATGGCGGGTCGTCGGTCTGGGTTGCGGCACCTGACCACATCAACACCACGCAACTGGCCACCCAATTGCGCGGCTGCTCTGTTCTGATCGAACCCGGCGCACCGTTCTTTGTTGGTGACGCCCCGCCGCAGCACTACATGCGGCTGGCCTATTCCTCTTTGCCCGCGTCACTGATCCCCGAAGGCGTCGCGCGAATTGCTCGGGCGATCTCTTAG
- a CDS encoding DMT family transporter, with translation MTFTTLMKNPAWAGAGFMVLAGGLFAGANVAVQAAGMWHGASPGAVAFWQYAGALVLAVPLLRDWRTTQPLLHLTRVALAAVGVQLWVTGLAVVPIWQAIALILTSPLFVTLGAGLLLGEPLGWRRLGAVVAGALGGVIILAPWSDTFAWAALLPVGAAAFWAASSLVTKRLTRTESAATLTLWLLVLLVPVNAALALPGGFSVGTAVWPVAAAAVFTVIAQWALASAYRRADAAFLQPFDHLKLPLNVGLGLLVFGFAPPGAMWIGAAVIVAAAAVALRE, from the coding sequence GTGACCTTTACAACTTTGATGAAAAACCCCGCATGGGCCGGGGCCGGGTTCATGGTGCTGGCAGGCGGTTTGTTTGCCGGGGCAAATGTGGCCGTGCAGGCCGCTGGCATGTGGCACGGGGCCAGCCCCGGTGCGGTGGCGTTCTGGCAATATGCGGGTGCGCTGGTCTTGGCTGTGCCGCTGCTGCGCGACTGGCGCACAACGCAGCCACTGCTGCATCTGACCCGCGTGGCGCTGGCTGCCGTGGGCGTCCAGCTGTGGGTGACTGGATTGGCGGTGGTGCCGATCTGGCAGGCGATTGCGCTGATCCTGACATCGCCCCTGTTTGTCACGCTGGGGGCGGGGCTGTTGCTGGGCGAGCCGTTGGGCTGGCGGCGATTGGGTGCGGTGGTCGCGGGCGCGCTGGGCGGGGTGATTATCCTTGCCCCGTGGTCGGATACGTTTGCCTGGGCGGCTCTTTTGCCGGTAGGGGCGGCGGCGTTCTGGGCCGCGTCATCGCTGGTGACCAAGCGGCTGACCCGGACCGAGAGTGCCGCGACGCTGACGCTATGGTTGCTTGTGCTCCTGGTACCGGTGAATGCAGCACTGGCGCTGCCCGGCGGGTTTTCGGTGGGAACGGCGGTTTGGCCGGTGGCAGCAGCAGCGGTGTTCACCGTGATTGCGCAATGGGCCTTGGCGAGTGCCTACCGGCGGGCGGATGCGGCGTTCTTGCAGCCGTTTGACCACTTGAAGCTGCCGTTGAATGTGGGGCTGGGCTTGCTGGTTTTTGGCTTTGCGCCACCTGGTGCCATGTGGATCGGGGCGGCTGTGATTGTCGCGGCGGCAGCGGTGGCGTTGCGCGAGTGA
- a CDS encoding sterol desaturase family protein, with protein MDFWATSWQNLQQTFGVKFLLSPVYLGATVLIVWAVWLYRGKPTGFLRFMLPRELYVHPSTLVDIKVGLFNTLFTATGAISALLVTPYVTIAVLQQLGGELADAGGVWHGVLAAALLFLTQDFCRYWNHYLHHETKVLWPFHAVHHSAEVMTPLTFLRAHPMYSALQALMISALVGIVQALILWALVGQIEPWAIYAGTIAFNTYVFFGAHLRHSHIWVSYGRVMEHILISPAQHQIHHSSDPIHHDKNYGEVFAIWDWMFGTLYVPDGYETLDYGLADGEGNKIPQKHPTLKDALIGPFEEVWEEITKGTSLAKAEERS; from the coding sequence ATGGATTTTTGGGCAACGTCTTGGCAGAATCTGCAACAGACCTTTGGGGTCAAGTTCTTGTTATCGCCGGTTTATCTGGGTGCGACGGTATTGATCGTCTGGGCCGTCTGGCTATATCGCGGCAAGCCGACGGGGTTCTTGCGGTTCATGTTGCCGCGCGAGCTTTATGTGCATCCCTCGACGCTGGTCGATATCAAGGTGGGGCTGTTTAACACCTTGTTCACAGCAACCGGGGCCATCTCGGCCCTGCTGGTGACGCCCTATGTGACAATCGCGGTGCTACAGCAATTGGGCGGAGAACTGGCCGATGCGGGCGGGGTTTGGCACGGGGTTCTGGCCGCAGCGCTTTTGTTCCTGACTCAGGATTTCTGCCGCTACTGGAACCATTATCTGCACCATGAGACCAAGGTTTTGTGGCCGTTCCACGCGGTGCATCATTCGGCCGAGGTGATGACGCCGCTCACGTTTCTGCGGGCGCATCCGATGTATTCTGCCTTGCAGGCGCTGATGATTTCCGCACTGGTCGGCATCGTGCAGGCCCTGATCCTGTGGGCGCTGGTCGGGCAAATCGAGCCCTGGGCGATTTATGCGGGCACGATTGCGTTCAACACCTATGTGTTTTTCGGCGCGCATCTGCGGCACAGCCATATCTGGGTCAGCTATGGCCGGGTGATGGAGCATATCCTGATTTCCCCGGCGCAGCATCAGATCCACCACTCCAGCGACCCAATCCATCACGACAAGAACTATGGCGAGGTTTTTGCGATCTGGGATTGGATGTTTGGCACGCTTTACGTGCCGGATGGATACGAGACGCTGGATTATGGCTTGGCCGATGGCGAAGGCAACAAGATCCCGCAGAAGCACCCGACCCTGAAAGACGCGCTGATCGGCCCGTTTGAAGAGGTCTGGGAAGAGATCACCAAAGGCACCTCGCTGGCCAAGGCAGAGGAACGGTCATGA
- a CDS encoding DCC1-like thiol-disulfide oxidoreductase family protein, which produces MSATDMTGVVADPAEVRVYYDGECPFCAAYTTMLRLRETVGRVMLIDLREDADARAELAAQGFDVDQGMVVEMDGRRVGGADATNALALMSTNAGWFNRLNRAVFAIPFLAMIFYPILRAGRWITLFAMGREGINARAEAGTRQMLFSFFFGLFSLFHVFNYAFAYGRYPPAADLIAVFAAALLLLWRPHSARALALLMLASLISTIAQAPAQSNHTMLRTVVVIGYWLSFLWTFVRAKDSREIFDNFVLAGRGSLIVMYIFGIFHKINTDFLNPETSCAVTLWQDMPAPLSMVQGYWMDQLAIYGTFGVEGAIAIALIIPRTRYLGLVFGIGFHLMLGLSDYAAYIAFTTLSIAMHVLFLSRTQTARMVGSPEMAFIRERIQQPLGVAAFLIFLTGGALAMYRHDFSLSNLCLLPFVLPLCWLILRYGREETGQSHTKAAWVIGFVAAGIYFAGGAAPYFGLKTAQSINMFANLRLEEGVSNHVVFPNPPGPFTYLEDVAVVTEASESGFLRDYQQRGFAIVYYDLIAHLADNPGVTVSFDMGGQSYTNVSAADVQSDIDGMLHGPWVRKWFHFQPVQLERPEGCTL; this is translated from the coding sequence ATGAGTGCCACGGATATGACCGGGGTGGTGGCCGACCCGGCAGAGGTGCGGGTTTATTATGACGGGGAATGCCCGTTCTGTGCGGCCTACACAACGATGTTGCGCCTGCGGGAAACCGTCGGGCGCGTCATGTTGATTGACTTGCGCGAAGACGCGGATGCGCGGGCGGAATTGGCGGCACAAGGTTTTGACGTGGACCAAGGCATGGTGGTCGAGATGGATGGCCGCCGCGTCGGCGGGGCCGATGCCACCAACGCGCTGGCGCTGATGTCGACCAATGCGGGCTGGTTCAACAGGCTGAACCGCGCGGTCTTTGCGATCCCGTTTCTGGCGATGATTTTCTACCCCATCCTGCGCGCGGGCCGCTGGATCACGCTGTTTGCCATGGGCCGCGAGGGGATCAATGCCCGCGCCGAGGCAGGCACGCGGCAGATGCTGTTCAGCTTCTTTTTTGGCCTCTTTTCGCTGTTTCACGTCTTCAACTACGCCTTTGCCTATGGCCGTTATCCACCGGCGGCTGACCTGATTGCGGTCTTTGCGGCGGCGTTGTTGCTGCTCTGGCGGCCGCATTCGGCCCGCGCGCTGGCACTTTTGATGCTGGCGAGCCTGATTTCCACGATCGCGCAGGCCCCGGCGCAATCAAACCATACGATGCTGCGCACGGTGGTGGTGATCGGCTATTGGCTGTCGTTCCTGTGGACGTTTGTCCGTGCCAAGGACTCGCGCGAGATTTTCGACAACTTCGTTCTCGCCGGGCGCGGGTCGCTTATCGTGATGTATATTTTCGGCATCTTTCACAAGATTAACACCGACTTCCTGAACCCTGAGACCAGTTGCGCAGTGACGTTGTGGCAGGACATGCCGGCGCCGCTGAGCATGGTGCAGGGGTATTGGATGGACCAGCTTGCGATCTATGGCACTTTTGGAGTGGAAGGCGCGATTGCGATTGCCCTGATCATTCCGCGAACGCGCTATCTTGGGCTGGTCTTCGGTATCGGGTTCCACTTGATGCTGGGGCTGTCGGATTATGCCGCCTATATCGCCTTCACGACGCTGTCGATTGCCATGCATGTGCTGTTCCTGAGCCGGACCCAGACCGCGCGCATGGTGGGTTCGCCCGAGATGGCGTTTATCCGGGAACGCATCCAGCAGCCCTTGGGCGTGGCCGCGTTCCTGATCTTTCTGACCGGTGGTGCGCTGGCGATGTACCGCCATGATTTCAGCCTGTCGAACCTGTGTTTGCTGCCCTTTGTGCTGCCGCTTTGCTGGTTGATCCTGCGCTATGGGCGCGAGGAGACGGGCCAGAGCCACACCAAGGCGGCCTGGGTCATTGGGTTCGTCGCGGCAGGGATTTACTTTGCCGGTGGGGCCGCCCCTTACTTTGGACTGAAGACCGCGCAGTCGATCAATATGTTCGCGAACCTGCGGCTGGAGGAAGGCGTAAGCAACCACGTCGTGTTCCCCAATCCGCCGGGGCCGTTTACTTATCTTGAGGACGTAGCGGTGGTCACGGAAGCCTCTGAAAGCGGGTTCCTCCGGGACTATCAGCAGCGTGGTTTTGCGATCGTCTACTACGATCTGATCGCGCATCTGGCAGACAATCCGGGCGTGACGGTCAGCTTTGACATGGGCGGGCAGAGCTACACAAATGTTTCTGCCGCTGATGTCCAGAGCGATATCGATGGGATGCTGCACGGGCCATGGGTGCGCAAGTGGTTCCATTTTCAGCCGGTGCAACTGGAGCGGCCTGAGGGGTGTACGCTTTAG
- a CDS encoding aspartate aminotransferase family protein produces MNLQALTNDPEKIVEADRAHIWHHLMQHKPFESIDPRIIVEGKGMRLWDIKGKEHIDSVSGGVWTVNIGYGRERMGKAISDAVTKMCFFGGTLGTIPGSQFAEMLIDKMPGLDRVYYANSGSEANEKAFKMVRQISHKHHGGKKSKILYRERDYHGSTIATMSAGGQDERNAQYGPFTPGFVRVPHCLEYRSQDGSTGEAYGIKAAEAIEEVILREGADTIGALCLEPITAGGGVITPPEGYWQKVQEICKKYDILLHIDEVVCGIGRTGTWFGYQQYGVQPDIVTMAKGVASGYAAISCCVTTNAVFEQFKDDTDKMGYFRDISTFGGCTGGPAAAIENMNIIMEEGLLENSTTMGAHLNSNLLALQDKHKWIGDVRGKGLFAGAELVTDRDSKEPVGEKEVGAIVADCMAQGVIIGATNRSLPGFNNTLLFAPSLIATADDLDQITDAVDQAITRVLG; encoded by the coding sequence ATGAACCTGCAAGCCCTGACCAACGACCCCGAAAAGATTGTCGAAGCCGACCGTGCCCATATCTGGCACCACCTGATGCAGCACAAACCTTTTGAGTCCATTGACCCGCGCATCATCGTCGAAGGCAAGGGCATGCGCCTGTGGGATATCAAGGGCAAAGAACATATCGATTCTGTCTCTGGCGGCGTCTGGACCGTCAACATCGGCTATGGCCGCGAGCGTATGGGCAAGGCGATCTCTGACGCCGTGACCAAGATGTGCTTCTTCGGCGGCACCCTTGGCACGATCCCCGGCTCGCAATTCGCCGAAATGCTGATCGACAAAATGCCCGGACTTGATCGCGTCTACTACGCCAACTCCGGGTCAGAGGCGAACGAGAAAGCCTTTAAGATGGTTCGCCAGATCAGCCACAAGCACCACGGCGGCAAAAAGTCCAAAATCCTCTACCGCGAGCGTGACTACCACGGCTCCACCATCGCCACGATGTCCGCAGGCGGTCAGGACGAGCGCAACGCGCAATACGGCCCCTTCACCCCCGGCTTCGTCCGCGTCCCGCACTGCCTTGAATACCGCAGCCAGGACGGCTCCACTGGTGAGGCATACGGCATCAAAGCCGCCGAAGCGATTGAAGAGGTGATCCTGCGCGAAGGTGCCGACACCATTGGCGCGCTCTGCCTTGAGCCGATCACCGCAGGCGGCGGCGTCATCACCCCGCCCGAAGGCTATTGGCAAAAGGTGCAGGAGATCTGCAAAAAGTACGACATCCTGCTGCACATTGATGAGGTCGTCTGCGGCATCGGGCGCACCGGCACTTGGTTTGGCTACCAGCAATACGGCGTCCAGCCCGACATCGTCACGATGGCCAAAGGCGTCGCCTCTGGCTATGCGGCGATTTCCTGCTGCGTGACCACCAATGCGGTGTTCGAACAGTTCAAGGACGACACCGACAAGATGGGCTACTTCCGCGATATCTCGACCTTTGGCGGCTGCACCGGCGGCCCTGCGGCGGCGATCGAGAACATGAACATCATCATGGAAGAGGGGCTGCTGGAGAACTCCACCACCATGGGCGCGCATCTGAACAGCAACCTGCTGGCCCTTCAGGACAAGCACAAATGGATCGGCGACGTGCGTGGCAAAGGCCTTTTCGCAGGTGCCGAACTGGTCACCGACCGCGACAGCAAAGAGCCTGTGGGCGAAAAGGAAGTCGGCGCGATTGTCGCCGACTGTATGGCCCAAGGAGTGATCATCGGCGCCACCAACCGCTCACTGCCGGGGTTCAACAACACCCTCCTCTTCGCCCCCTCGCTCATCGCGACAGCCGATGATCTGGACCAGATCACCGACGCCGTCGACCAAGCGATCACGCGGGTTTTGGGATAA
- a CDS encoding endonuclease/exonuclease/phosphatase family protein, whose product METGIGRVGVWAKTLKWLAGIAAVGLGALVACSPRAADLRAAPDGALRVASYNVHYIILNQETGAWSVGDWERRKGPMDAAFKAMGADIVAFQEMESFARGGDGNVNLARDWLLAQNPGYAAAASGDARVFPSTQPIFYRTDRLEMQDQGWFFFSETPDVIYSRTFNGSFPAFASWALFAVDGATLRVVNVHNDYASRSNRRLSSELIAARVKPWVDAGERVMVVGDFNARSGGVPLTLIEEVGIDFVPLRGSTYHVNRGLNLFGAIDHLGVSDGVRLVGETQVLRQKFGGEWPSDHYPVVGDFVIE is encoded by the coding sequence ATGGAAACAGGGATCGGTCGTGTGGGGGTCTGGGCGAAAACGTTGAAGTGGTTGGCAGGCATTGCAGCGGTCGGATTGGGGGCTTTGGTCGCCTGCAGTCCGCGCGCGGCAGACCTGCGCGCAGCCCCAGATGGGGCGTTGCGGGTGGCGAGTTACAACGTGCACTACATCATCCTGAACCAGGAGACCGGGGCGTGGTCTGTGGGCGATTGGGAGCGGCGCAAAGGTCCGATGGATGCCGCCTTTAAGGCCATGGGGGCTGACATCGTGGCCTTCCAAGAGATGGAGAGTTTCGCCCGGGGCGGCGACGGGAACGTGAACCTTGCCCGCGACTGGTTGCTGGCGCAGAACCCCGGCTATGCCGCAGCGGCGAGCGGTGATGCACGGGTCTTTCCGTCAACGCAGCCGATCTTTTACCGCACCGACAGGCTAGAGATGCAGGATCAGGGGTGGTTCTTTTTCAGCGAGACGCCGGATGTGATCTATAGCCGGACGTTCAACGGATCATTCCCGGCGTTTGCGTCCTGGGCGCTGTTTGCTGTCGATGGGGCCACGCTGCGGGTGGTCAATGTGCACAACGATTACGCCAGCCGGTCGAACCGACGATTGTCGTCAGAGCTGATCGCTGCGCGGGTGAAACCTTGGGTCGACGCAGGCGAGCGGGTGATGGTTGTGGGCGATTTCAATGCGCGGAGCGGTGGGGTGCCGCTGACGCTGATTGAAGAGGTGGGGATCGATTTCGTGCCGCTCCGCGGGTCGACCTATCATGTGAACCGGGGGTTGAACCTGTTCGGTGCGATTGACCATTTGGGGGTGTCTGACGGGGTGCGGCTGGTGGGTGAAACGCAGGTTCTGCGCCAGAAATTCGGCGGTGAGTGGCCCAGCGATCATTACCCGGTGGTGGGCGATTTTGTGATCGAGTGA
- a CDS encoding excinuclease ABC subunit B: MRHLIPLLLFASPAAAWEFSPIPICTLTHTTDAAEFTITYDASLPEYALTLTLLQDTWPDSPTFGMQFAGPNPIAIGTDRHVTDGARLTVKDSGFGNVLNGLQFNDRATATAGPLTITADLADAGAAVAAFRRCPAPATS; the protein is encoded by the coding sequence ATGCGCCACCTTATCCCCCTTCTCCTCTTCGCCAGCCCCGCCGCCGCGTGGGAGTTCTCGCCCATCCCGATCTGCACCCTGACACACACCACGGACGCGGCAGAATTCACCATCACCTATGACGCAAGTCTGCCGGAATATGCGCTGACCCTGACGCTCTTGCAGGACACGTGGCCCGACAGCCCCACCTTCGGGATGCAGTTCGCAGGCCCCAACCCGATTGCCATTGGCACCGACCGGCACGTCACGGACGGCGCGCGCCTGACCGTGAAGGACAGCGGCTTTGGCAATGTGCTGAACGGGTTGCAATTCAACGACCGGGCGACTGCCACGGCAGGGCCGCTGACGATTACCGCCGATCTGGCGGATGCCGGTGCCGCCGTTGCCGCCTTCCGCCGCTGCCCGGCCCCCGCGACCTCATAA
- a CDS encoding aspartate aminotransferase, with the protein MQIRPSPLSPEVWLNDLFASKAVQQGAVIRRKAKDVERYAGLDRFLMEIDRRGFQVVENAGQFVIFCNRAPIRRVTTPAISRRRSL; encoded by the coding sequence ATGCAGATACGCCCCTCCCCCCTGTCGCCAGAGGTCTGGCTGAACGATCTCTTTGCAAGCAAAGCCGTGCAACAAGGTGCCGTGATCCGGCGCAAGGCGAAAGATGTGGAGCGCTATGCAGGTCTGGACCGCTTTCTGATGGAAATTGACCGACGCGGCTTTCAGGTCGTCGAAAATGCCGGTCAATTCGTGATCTTTTGTAATCGCGCACCGATCCGGCGGGTCACAACACCTGCCATTTCGCGCCGCCGCAGTCTTTGA
- the uvrB gene encoding excinuclease ABC subunit UvrB, with protein sequence MAYAQTDKREISDAAYLSNPAPDVRSREKLEGGKAFVMKTEFEPAGDQPTAIVELTEGINAGERDQVLLGATGTGKTFTMAKLIEETQRPAIILAPNKTLAAQLYGEFKGFFPDNAVEYFVSYYDYYQPEAYVARSDTYIEKESQINEQIDRMRHSATRALLERDDVIIVASVSCIYGIGSVETYGAMTQDIHAGKSYDQRKIMADLIAQQYRRNDQAFQRGSFRVRGDSLEIWPAHLDDRAWKLSFFGEELESITEFDPLTGEKTDTFDKVRVYANSHYVTPKPTMQQAIIGIKKELRVRLDQLVADGKLLEAQRLEQRTNFDLEMLEATGVCNGIENYSRYLTGRAPGEPPPTLFEFIPDNAIVFADESHVSVPQIGGMYKGDYRRKFTLAEHGFRLPSCMDNRPLKFEEWDAMRPQSVFVSATPQSWELEQSGGVFVEQVIRPTGLLDPQVEIRPVEMQVDDLLDEVRRVAKAGYRTLCTTLTKRMAEDLTEYMHEQGIRVRYMHSDIDTIERIEILRDLRLGAFDVLIGINLLREGLDIPECGLVAILDADKEGFLRSETSLVQTIGRAARNADGRVIMYADRITGSMERALKETERRRTKQIAYNKEHGITPATVKKNVEDILAGLYKGDTDQSRVTTKIDNKQAGSNIEAVMEGLRADMRKAAENLEFEEAARLRDELKRLETVELTLADDPLARQYAVDKAVDDAQKSSGRSTMGRGGMRGGVKRRKGR encoded by the coding sequence ATGGCCTACGCACAGACCGACAAGCGCGAGATTTCCGACGCCGCCTATCTGTCCAACCCCGCACCCGACGTGCGGTCCCGCGAAAAGTTGGAAGGCGGCAAAGCCTTTGTGATGAAGACAGAATTCGAACCCGCAGGCGATCAGCCCACAGCGATTGTCGAACTGACCGAAGGGATCAACGCAGGTGAACGCGACCAGGTGCTGCTGGGGGCGACCGGCACCGGCAAGACGTTTACCATGGCCAAGCTGATCGAGGAAACCCAGCGCCCCGCCATCATCCTTGCCCCAAACAAGACGCTGGCCGCCCAGCTTTATGGCGAATTCAAAGGCTTCTTTCCTGACAATGCCGTCGAATACTTCGTCAGCTACTACGACTACTACCAGCCAGAGGCCTACGTCGCCCGGTCCGACACCTACATCGAAAAAGAAAGCCAGATTAACGAACAGATCGACCGTATGCGCCACTCGGCCACGCGGGCGCTGTTGGAACGCGACGATGTGATTATCGTGGCTTCGGTGTCCTGCATCTACGGTATCGGCTCTGTCGAAACATACGGCGCGATGACGCAGGACATCCACGCCGGCAAAAGTTACGACCAGCGCAAGATCATGGCCGACCTGATCGCGCAGCAATACCGCCGGAACGATCAGGCATTTCAGCGCGGCTCGTTCCGCGTGCGCGGCGACAGTCTGGAAATCTGGCCTGCCCACCTTGATGACCGCGCGTGGAAGCTGTCATTCTTTGGCGAAGAGCTGGAGAGCATTACCGAATTTGACCCGCTGACCGGCGAAAAGACGGATACCTTCGACAAGGTCCGCGTTTACGCAAACAGCCACTATGTGACACCGAAACCGACGATGCAGCAGGCCATCATCGGCATTAAGAAAGAGCTGCGTGTGCGGCTGGATCAACTGGTGGCCGATGGCAAACTGCTGGAAGCCCAGCGGCTGGAACAGCGCACCAACTTCGATCTTGAAATGCTAGAGGCGACCGGCGTCTGCAACGGCATTGAAAACTATTCGCGCTACCTGACGGGCCGCGCACCGGGTGAACCACCGCCCACGTTGTTTGAATTTATACCCGACAACGCCATCGTCTTTGCCGATGAAAGCCACGTCTCCGTGCCGCAGATCGGTGGCATGTACAAAGGCGACTACCGGCGCAAATTCACGCTGGCTGAACACGGCTTCCGGCTGCCGTCCTGCATGGACAACCGCCCGCTCAAGTTCGAGGAATGGGACGCCATGCGCCCGCAATCGGTCTTTGTGTCCGCCACGCCCCAGTCGTGGGAGCTGGAACAATCCGGCGGTGTCTTTGTCGAACAGGTAATCCGCCCGACCGGCCTCCTCGATCCGCAGGTCGAGATCCGCCCGGTCGAAATGCAGGTCGATGATCTGCTGGACGAGGTGCGCCGCGTGGCAAAGGCCGGCTATCGCACGCTCTGCACTACGCTCACCAAACGCATGGCCGAAGACCTGACCGAATACATGCACGAGCAGGGCATCCGCGTGCGCTACATGCATTCGGACATCGACACGATCGAGCGGATCGAGATCCTGCGTGATCTTCGACTTGGGGCCTTTGACGTGCTCATCGGGATCAACCTGCTGCGCGAGGGGCTGGATATTCCCGAATGCGGGCTTGTGGCCATTCTTGATGCGGATAAGGAAGGCTTCTTGCGGTCCGAAACCTCGCTGGTGCAAACCATCGGCCGGGCGGCGCGGAACGCAGATGGCCGCGTGATCATGTACGCCGACCGCATCACCGGGTCGATGGAACGCGCGCTGAAAGAGACAGAGCGCCGCCGCACCAAGCAGATCGCCTATAACAAAGAACACGGGATCACGCCTGCGACGGTCAAGAAGAACGTCGAGGACATTCTGGCCGGTCTCTACAAAGGCGACACCGACCAATCCCGCGTGACGACCAAGATTGATAATAAGCAAGCCGGTTCGAACATCGAAGCGGTGATGGAGGGCTTGCGCGCAGACATGCGCAAAGCCGCCGAGAACCTAGAGTTCGAAGAGGCCGCCCGTTTGCGGGATGAGCTGAAGCGGCTTGAGACCGTTGAACTTACTTTGGCTGACGATCCGCTCGCGCGGCAATATGCGGTGGATAAGGCCGTGGACGACGCGCAGAAGTCTTCGGGCCGCTCAACGATGGGTCGGGGTGGGATGCGCGGCGGCGTGAAACGGCGCAAGGGACGGTAG